A genomic segment from Saccharicrinis carchari encodes:
- a CDS encoding RluA family pseudouridine synthase, whose amino-acid sequence MDKGISAEIIESYTVAPRQERIRLSDFAPGIFASLNSIKSTKKAIKKGRVLINGKRGYSGDYIWGGESICLLREEEPKQRATLEINLEVQYEDDYLAVVNKPAGILVSGNKRFTLQNALGKVLKPSSRRDALARPEPIHRLDYPTSGALLVGKTVLATQLANKMFKDRTIIKSYLAVTIGKQNRFGVVQDKVEGKAAKSEYKVLQSHPSKRFGFLNLVQLTLHTGRRHQLRIHMAGIGNPVLGDAEYGTEGLILKGKGLYLHSHSLQFTHPITHKAIKVVLAPPKKFFKLFAERLAEL is encoded by the coding sequence ATGGATAAAGGTATATCAGCAGAAATCATAGAGTCATATACTGTAGCTCCCAGGCAAGAACGGATAAGGTTGTCAGATTTTGCACCAGGTATTTTTGCCAGCCTCAACTCTATTAAAAGTACTAAAAAAGCAATTAAAAAAGGAAGGGTGCTGATAAACGGAAAACGGGGATATTCTGGTGATTATATTTGGGGTGGCGAATCAATTTGTTTATTAAGAGAAGAAGAGCCGAAGCAAAGAGCCACCCTAGAAATAAATTTGGAGGTGCAGTACGAGGATGATTACTTAGCTGTTGTAAACAAGCCGGCAGGCATATTGGTGAGTGGCAATAAGCGCTTTACGCTGCAAAATGCATTGGGTAAGGTGCTCAAACCCAGCTCAAGAAGGGATGCATTGGCCCGGCCTGAGCCTATCCACCGTTTAGATTATCCAACCAGCGGTGCTTTGTTGGTAGGTAAAACAGTCCTTGCCACCCAGCTTGCCAACAAAATGTTTAAGGATCGTACTATTATAAAAAGCTATCTGGCGGTAACTATCGGCAAACAAAATAGATTTGGCGTGGTGCAAGATAAGGTGGAAGGAAAAGCAGCCAAATCAGAATATAAAGTGTTGCAGTCGCACCCATCCAAACGTTTCGGATTTTTGAATTTGGTGCAACTCACCCTGCATACGGGTCGGCGGCATCAGCTGCGTATACACATGGCCGGTATCGGTAACCCTGTGTTGGGCGATGCGGAATACGGTACCGAAGGGCTAATATTAAAAGGTAAAGGTTTGTATCTGCATTCGCATTCTTTGCAATTTACGCATCCTATTACACACAAAGCTATTAAGGTGGTGCTTGCTCCGCCAAAGAAGTTTTTTAAGTTATTTGCCGAAAGATTGGCGGAGCTATGA
- a CDS encoding L-fucose isomerase, translating to MANRLIGDLPKVGIRPVIDGRENGVRESLETQVMDLARAAAKFIEDNLRFPSGEKVTCVIADTCIGGVAEAAMCANKFKKEGVGVSLTVTPCWCYGTEVMDTDPLMAKAVWGFNGTERPGAVYLAAALAGYTQKGLPTFGIYGRDVQEAGDTNIPADVQEKLLRFVKSALAVAQMNGKSYLSLGYSSMGIAGSMVDGNFFQDYLGIRTEFVESVEILRRMDEGIYDEEEFKKALAWTKKNCKEGEDRNKPEEQVNKARKEVEWETVVKMTLICRDMMIGNQKVIDKGYREEGLGRNAILGGFQGQRQWTDYQPNADFTEAILNSSFDWNGIRQAFTFATENDSLNGVSMLFGHLLTNTAQIFSDVRTYWSPDAVKRVSGKDLTGLAEGGVIHLINSGSTTLDATAQQKDAEGKPAMKPFWEITEEEAQKCLDNTVWPQADRGYFRGGGYSSLFKTEGEMPVTMCRLNLVKGLGPVLQIAEGWTVELPDDIHAVLDERTNPTWPTTWFVPRTNGEGAFKDVYSVMANWGANHGAISYGHIGADLITLASMLRIPVNMHNVGEDEIFRPSAWSSFGEDKEGSDYRACATYGPLYGRK from the coding sequence ATGGCAAACAGGTTAATTGGTGATTTACCAAAGGTAGGAATCAGACCCGTTATCGACGGTCGGGAGAATGGCGTAAGAGAATCTTTAGAAACGCAAGTAATGGATCTCGCAAGGGCAGCAGCAAAATTTATTGAAGACAACTTACGCTTCCCAAGTGGCGAAAAGGTTACGTGTGTTATAGCAGATACCTGTATTGGTGGAGTTGCTGAAGCCGCCATGTGTGCCAATAAATTTAAAAAGGAAGGTGTTGGCGTATCCCTAACTGTTACTCCCTGCTGGTGTTATGGTACCGAAGTGATGGATACAGATCCGCTTATGGCCAAGGCAGTATGGGGATTTAACGGAACGGAGCGCCCGGGAGCGGTGTATCTGGCCGCCGCTTTGGCCGGATATACCCAAAAAGGATTGCCCACTTTTGGTATTTACGGGCGTGATGTACAGGAAGCAGGCGACACCAATATACCCGCCGATGTGCAGGAAAAATTATTGCGCTTTGTAAAATCTGCTCTGGCAGTTGCCCAGATGAATGGCAAATCATACCTGTCGCTCGGGTACAGCTCAATGGGTATTGCCGGGTCAATGGTTGATGGTAATTTCTTTCAGGACTACCTGGGTATCCGCACTGAGTTTGTCGAGTCCGTTGAAATACTTCGCCGCATGGACGAAGGTATCTATGACGAGGAGGAATTTAAGAAAGCCTTGGCATGGACTAAAAAGAACTGTAAAGAAGGGGAAGACAGAAACAAACCGGAGGAGCAGGTTAATAAGGCCCGTAAAGAAGTAGAGTGGGAAACAGTTGTTAAGATGACCTTGATATGCCGCGACATGATGATAGGCAACCAAAAGGTGATAGATAAAGGATACAGAGAAGAGGGTCTGGGACGAAACGCAATTTTGGGCGGTTTCCAGGGACAGCGGCAATGGACCGATTATCAGCCGAACGCCGACTTTACGGAGGCCATATTAAACTCGTCCTTTGATTGGAACGGAATCCGCCAGGCATTTACTTTCGCCACCGAAAACGACAGTTTAAATGGTGTATCCATGCTGTTCGGGCATTTATTGACGAACACGGCACAAATATTCTCGGATGTCAGGACCTATTGGAGCCCCGATGCGGTCAAGCGCGTAAGCGGCAAAGATTTAACCGGCTTAGCCGAAGGTGGTGTAATCCATTTGATCAACTCAGGGTCCACAACGCTGGATGCTACGGCACAGCAAAAGGACGCCGAGGGAAAACCTGCCATGAAACCATTTTGGGAGATAACAGAAGAAGAAGCACAAAAGTGTTTGGACAATACGGTATGGCCGCAGGCCGACCGTGGATATTTCCGTGGTGGAGGCTATTCATCCTTATTTAAAACCGAAGGCGAGATGCCGGTAACCATGTGCCGTTTAAATTTGGTGAAGGGCTTAGGGCCGGTACTTCAGATAGCCGAGGGCTGGACAGTTGAATTGCCGGATGATATACATGCCGTTTTAGATGAGAGGACAAACCCAACCTGGCCAACAACTTGGTTTGTGCCCCGCACCAACGGAGAGGGCGCATTCAAGGACGTATATTCCGTAATGGCCAATTGGGGCGCCAACCACGGTGCGATAAGTTATGGGCATATAGGTGCCGACCTGATTACGCTGGCCTCGATGTTGCGGATACCCGTTAACATGCACAACGTAGGCGAAGATGAAATTTTCCGCCCCAGCGCATGGTCTTCTTTTGGCGAAGACAAAGAAGGATCCGACTATAGGGCCTGTGCGACCTACGGCCCCCTGTATGGAAGGAAATAA
- the fucK gene encoding L-fuculokinase has protein sequence MKEKDVAIVFDCGATNVRVIAIDKSGKILASHAMPNETHEDPDFSGGRIWDLEKLWGKLCVAAKIVSDQINLERIAGVTVTTFGVDGTFTDEKGMPLYPVVSWQCGRTSAIMKDIEKYIPLNTLFQISGVYPYAFNTINKMIWFKENRPDIIEKAHRFLFIPSLLINKLSGALKNDATMMGTAMMADLKKRGLSEEILNAIGVDKNLFGVIGEPGEQAGQINNQAAKLTGIPDGTPVFLSGHDTQFALFGSGAQLNQPVLSSGTWEVLMCRSETFSASQAELEQNLTTELDPVAGIYNIGQNWLGSGVLEWFSKNLYKELSGDALYACMVDEAGMEKPGSDGVMVNPAFYDDGSSVNAGAIAGLTIATRRSQLYRAFLESLAYRLREGLEALESAGNFKAERIICVGGGSKNRLWNQLRADVCDRPIQLIDQKETTVLGASMFVFAGAGVYASANEARLKISYNPQLVMPSANRRVYDRLYCNFLDFKNHYCQ, from the coding sequence ATGAAGGAAAAAGATGTTGCTATAGTTTTTGATTGTGGTGCCACCAATGTAAGGGTGATTGCCATCGATAAGTCGGGCAAAATATTGGCTTCGCATGCCATGCCCAACGAAACCCACGAGGATCCTGATTTTTCGGGCGGAAGGATATGGGATCTGGAGAAATTATGGGGTAAATTGTGCGTAGCCGCAAAAATTGTTTCCGATCAAATAAATCTTGAGCGCATAGCAGGTGTAACGGTTACCACATTTGGTGTGGACGGTACGTTTACCGATGAAAAGGGAATGCCGCTTTACCCTGTTGTTTCCTGGCAATGCGGGCGTACGTCGGCCATTATGAAGGATATAGAAAAATACATACCGCTCAATACCCTATTTCAAATAAGTGGTGTATATCCTTATGCTTTCAATACCATCAACAAGATGATTTGGTTCAAGGAAAACCGACCCGACATTATTGAAAAAGCGCACCGGTTTTTGTTCATTCCATCCTTGCTGATCAATAAGCTGTCGGGGGCATTAAAAAATGATGCTACGATGATGGGGACCGCTATGATGGCCGATCTTAAAAAGAGGGGGCTCTCGGAAGAAATATTAAATGCCATCGGAGTGGATAAGAATCTCTTTGGAGTAATTGGTGAGCCTGGGGAGCAGGCAGGGCAAATAAACAACCAAGCCGCAAAGCTTACCGGAATACCCGATGGTACACCGGTGTTTTTAAGCGGTCATGATACGCAGTTTGCCCTGTTTGGATCCGGCGCTCAGTTAAATCAACCCGTGCTTAGTTCAGGAACATGGGAAGTGTTGATGTGTAGAAGCGAAACTTTTTCGGCCTCGCAAGCGGAACTGGAACAAAACCTGACAACGGAGCTGGATCCTGTTGCGGGTATTTATAATATTGGACAAAATTGGTTAGGTTCGGGGGTTTTGGAGTGGTTTTCAAAAAATTTATATAAGGAGTTGAGTGGAGATGCGCTTTATGCATGTATGGTGGATGAAGCCGGTATGGAAAAGCCCGGTTCCGATGGTGTTATGGTTAATCCTGCTTTTTACGACGATGGCTCAAGTGTAAATGCGGGAGCTATTGCCGGCTTGACAATAGCTACACGCAGAAGCCAGTTGTACAGGGCTTTTCTCGAAAGCCTTGCCTATCGTTTGCGCGAAGGCCTGGAAGCATTGGAGTCGGCGGGTAACTTTAAAGCGGAGCGTATTATTTGTGTTGGCGGCGGGTCCAAAAACAGGTTATGGAACCAGTTGCGTGCTGACGTTTGCGACAGACCCATTCAGCTGATCGATCAAAAGGAAACGACGGTACTGGGGGCATCGATGTTTGTGTTTGCCGGGGCGGGAGTTTATGCCTCAGCGAATGAAGCCCGGCTTAAAATTTCCTACAATCCTCAATTGGTGATGCCTTCTGCAAACCGCCGGGTGTACGATCGCCTGTATTGCAATTTTCTGGATTTTAAAAACCATTACTGTCAATAA
- the fucU gene encoding L-fucose mutarotase, translated as MLKGISPILSPELLSTLYKMGHGDEIILADAHYPAYSFNANILRADGIQIPDLLAAILPLFELDQYSDHPLVMMEAVEGDVLDPDVELRYLKSIHLSNPDISPIERIGRFAFYERSKKAFAVVVTGETAKYGNIILKKGVTPNTNL; from the coding sequence ATGTTAAAAGGTATATCACCAATCCTAAGTCCTGAGTTGCTGAGCACACTCTATAAAATGGGACATGGCGATGAAATTATATTAGCCGATGCGCACTATCCCGCCTATAGTTTCAATGCCAATATATTAAGAGCAGACGGCATTCAAATACCGGATTTGTTAGCGGCCATATTGCCCTTGTTCGAACTGGATCAATACTCGGATCATCCATTGGTTATGATGGAAGCTGTTGAGGGGGATGTGCTGGATCCCGATGTAGAATTAAGATATTTAAAAAGTATCCATTTGTCAAATCCGGATATATCCCCCATCGAGAGGATAGGGCGTTTTGCATTTTATGAGCGTTCTAAAAAAGCTTTTGCCGTAGTTGTAACAGGCGAAACAGCCAAGTATGGAAATATTATCTTAAAAAAAGGGGTTACACCAAATACAAACTTATAA
- the fucP gene encoding L-fucose:H+ symporter permease has protein sequence MNKSSKVVEKKYLVPFVLITSLFALWGFANDITNPMVAAFKTVMEISNAEASLVQFAFYGGYATMAIPAALFVQRFSYKKGILMGLVLYAIGALLFWPAAQYEAFGFFLVSLYVLTFGLAFLETTANPYILSMGSLETSTRRLNLAQAFNPMGSLLGMFVASRVVLAALASDKQRNAAGELIFSSLDEATKVAIKTHDLMVIRNPYVILGLVVIIMIVVIAMAKMPKTGHATHIHPMQSFKRLIKNKNYRGGVVAQVFYVAAQIMCWTFIIQYAENLGISKATAQMYNIVAMGIFLASRFISTFLMKYVNSRKLLMWFAMGGMLTISGTILIEGMLGLYCLVATSAFMSLMFPTIYGVALKGVGQDATLGAAGLVMAIVGGALMPPLQGAIIDLGTVGFLPAVNFSFVLPFICFIVIAIYGYRSYQAQIVS, from the coding sequence GTGAATAAATCATCCAAAGTTGTAGAAAAAAAATATCTTGTTCCCTTTGTCCTTATCACAAGTCTTTTTGCATTGTGGGGGTTTGCCAATGATATTACCAACCCAATGGTAGCCGCCTTTAAAACAGTGATGGAAATATCCAACGCCGAGGCCTCCTTGGTACAATTTGCATTTTATGGCGGTTATGCCACTATGGCCATCCCGGCTGCATTGTTTGTACAAAGGTTCTCTTACAAAAAAGGGATTTTGATGGGTTTGGTGCTGTATGCCATCGGGGCATTATTGTTTTGGCCTGCAGCCCAATATGAGGCCTTCGGTTTTTTTCTGGTTTCCTTGTATGTGCTCACATTCGGGTTGGCATTTTTAGAAACTACGGCCAACCCCTATATTTTATCAATGGGGAGCTTAGAGACATCCACCAGACGACTTAACCTGGCGCAGGCATTTAATCCCATGGGTTCTTTGTTGGGTATGTTTGTGGCGTCAAGGGTTGTATTGGCAGCTTTAGCGTCCGATAAACAGCGAAATGCGGCAGGCGAATTAATTTTCTCCTCCCTTGATGAGGCCACAAAAGTAGCAATTAAAACGCACGACCTGATGGTTATTCGTAATCCTTACGTAATTTTAGGGTTGGTTGTCATTATCATGATTGTGGTAATTGCAATGGCAAAGATGCCCAAAACAGGGCATGCGACACATATACATCCAATGCAGTCCTTTAAACGTTTAATTAAAAATAAAAATTATCGGGGAGGGGTTGTGGCGCAGGTTTTTTATGTGGCAGCTCAAATCATGTGTTGGACCTTTATTATTCAATATGCCGAAAATTTGGGTATCAGTAAGGCTACAGCTCAGATGTATAATATTGTAGCCATGGGTATCTTTTTGGCGAGCCGCTTTATCAGTACCTTTTTAATGAAGTATGTTAACTCCCGGAAATTACTTATGTGGTTTGCCATGGGTGGCATGCTTACTATATCCGGAACCATACTCATAGAAGGTATGCTTGGTTTGTATTGTTTGGTAGCAACCTCGGCATTTATGTCGCTCATGTTTCCCACCATATATGGTGTCGCTTTAAAAGGGGTAGGGCAGGATGCCACCCTTGGTGCCGCCGGACTGGTAATGGCCATTGTAGGCGGGGCATTGATGCCACCTTTGCAGGGGGCAATTATCGATTTGGGTACGGTTGGGTTTTTACCGGCAGTAAATTTTTCCTTTGTGTTACCGTTTATATGCTTTATAGTAATTGCAATATATGGATATAGATCATACCAAGCGCAAATTGTGAGCTAA
- a CDS encoding AraC family transcriptional regulator, which translates to MTVQFKLPDKGDPSDVLQLFPNYNLQLHCCRYWWLQHWEFKELSFPYWRIYHNSCEGAVILYNGKEYALTPDKIVMIAPNTSYSTRLHNHAIPETGYALKGGRINASVTEQQLLTDRCILHLFVHFNIGLPYDNISHGVFTYEVSDHLKKKLHVIKRHLKYEHTRFSFYSSLAIQALISDLLSGLPEGRWNLITRNSRILKVLNYVENNIGKELTNPILAKQAKMTTNAFTRLFTEEIGTPPQKYVKKKRIDQACVLLHHSDWSIDEVANKTGFADRYHFSRIFKVTTGLSPAKYKKEFEMK; encoded by the coding sequence ATGACGGTACAATTTAAACTGCCTGATAAAGGTGATCCTTCGGATGTACTACAACTATTCCCTAATTATAATCTGCAACTACATTGCTGCCGTTATTGGTGGCTTCAACATTGGGAATTTAAAGAATTGTCCTTTCCGTATTGGCGCATCTATCACAATAGTTGCGAGGGTGCAGTGATATTGTATAACGGGAAAGAATATGCATTAACACCAGATAAAATTGTAATGATTGCACCAAACACCTCCTATTCTACCCGTTTGCACAATCATGCCATTCCCGAAACCGGATATGCCTTAAAAGGTGGTAGAATAAACGCCTCTGTAACAGAACAACAATTACTCACAGACCGTTGTATCTTACATTTGTTTGTCCACTTTAATATTGGACTGCCCTATGATAATATATCGCACGGGGTATTTACTTACGAAGTAAGCGATCATCTGAAAAAAAAATTACACGTCATAAAACGACATCTAAAATACGAACATACACGCTTCAGCTTTTACTCGAGCCTGGCTATCCAGGCTTTAATCAGTGATTTATTATCCGGCCTACCCGAAGGTCGTTGGAATTTGATTACCAGAAATTCCAGGATTCTAAAGGTATTAAACTACGTTGAAAACAATATCGGTAAAGAACTCACCAACCCTATTTTGGCTAAACAGGCTAAAATGACTACCAATGCTTTTACCCGGCTTTTTACAGAAGAGATTGGCACGCCGCCGCAAAAGTATGTGAAGAAAAAAAGAATTGACCAAGCCTGCGTTTTATTGCACCATTCTGATTGGTCAATAGACGAAGTGGCTAATAAAACCGGTTTTGCCGATCGCTATCATTTTTCCAGAATATTTAAGGTGACCACCGGATTGTCTCCTGCAAAATATAAAAAAGAATTTGAGATGAAATAA
- a CDS encoding GntR family transcriptional regulator, producing the protein MTVRKPQHSIVYESLRKHISEKVYREGDLLPSENELCATHGVTRPTIRKALDKLVNDGFIVKRKGKGSIVKGTPKGVGILSLGGTTAALGTENLSTRIIVKPDVRRWKKAFSFELSDREKEFGCIYLERLRLINDDPVFYDITMIPNINLPRLSALSFENKSLFDLLRKHYQLEVTGGEQKIMAILATKKIQDYFKVSKDQPIIQLDRKMDTNRPDFSFYSQVYCNADKYALIGTF; encoded by the coding sequence ATGACAGTTAGAAAACCGCAACATAGTATTGTTTACGAATCGCTGCGCAAACACATTTCGGAAAAAGTATATCGCGAGGGAGATCTGCTCCCCTCGGAAAACGAGCTGTGTGCCACGCACGGTGTTACGCGCCCCACCATCCGCAAGGCACTGGACAAGCTAGTGAACGACGGCTTTATCGTTAAACGAAAAGGAAAAGGCAGCATAGTAAAGGGTACGCCCAAGGGGGTGGGTATTTTGTCGCTGGGTGGTACTACGGCGGCTCTGGGTACCGAGAACCTGAGCACACGCATTATTGTTAAGCCCGATGTGCGTCGCTGGAAGAAAGCATTTTCGTTTGAACTCTCCGACAGGGAAAAGGAATTTGGATGTATCTATCTGGAACGTCTCCGCCTTATCAACGACGATCCGGTTTTTTACGATATCACCATGATACCCAACATCAATCTTCCCCGCCTAAGCGCGCTTAGCTTCGAAAATAAATCGTTATTTGATCTGCTTCGCAAACACTATCAACTGGAGGTAACCGGAGGAGAACAGAAAATAATGGCCATCCTGGCCACTAAAAAAATACAGGACTATTTTAAGGTGAGCAAAGATCAGCCCATCATACAGTTAGACCGGAAAATGGACACCAACAGACCCGATTTTTCGTTTTACAGTCAGGTGTATTGCAATGCCGACAAGTATGCCCTGATAGGGACATTTTAG
- a CDS encoding dihydrolipoamide acetyltransferase family protein: protein MATIVIMPRQGQSVESCILTEWFKQVGDEIKKGEPLFAYETDKASFEEEAPEDGILLGTFCQEGDEVPVLQNIAVIGKAGENIDEYKPGATVESKEVPEEKEETAEKEEASAPEVPVESKVKSVGGELRISPRAKKLAVEKGVPFETLLGSGPQGRVIERDVQAYLVAKPKMTPLAKEVAKHEELTIAEQGTGLAGTVRAADLTAKNPVYAEDYEIKKMPHIRKLIAKAMHASLQNSAQLTHHLGADARRIMELRKQVKATEGAANITINDMVCLAVIKALKQFPDANAHFLGDSIKYFSKVHLGLAVDTERGLMVPVIKNADDLSITGLSRQFKEVAEACRQGSIDPELLSSEAASFTVSNLGNYGVEMFTPVINLPQVAILGVNTIVPRPADLGGGVYGFVPYIGLSLTYDHQALDGGMATRFLKQIAIEIENLEIDF from the coding sequence ATGGCTACAATTGTAATAATGCCCCGCCAGGGGCAATCGGTTGAATCCTGCATACTTACCGAATGGTTTAAACAGGTGGGAGACGAAATTAAAAAAGGTGAGCCTTTGTTTGCCTACGAAACGGATAAAGCTTCATTTGAAGAAGAAGCCCCGGAGGACGGTATCCTGTTGGGCACTTTTTGCCAGGAAGGCGACGAGGTTCCGGTATTACAAAATATTGCCGTGATAGGTAAGGCCGGCGAAAATATCGATGAGTACAAACCGGGTGCTACCGTTGAAAGTAAAGAGGTGCCTGAAGAAAAGGAAGAAACTGCGGAAAAGGAAGAGGCTTCTGCCCCTGAAGTACCAGTTGAAAGTAAAGTGAAAAGTGTTGGCGGAGAGCTAAGGATTTCGCCCCGCGCCAAAAAATTGGCAGTCGAAAAAGGAGTTCCTTTTGAAACGCTGTTGGGTTCGGGTCCCCAAGGAAGGGTTATCGAAAGGGATGTGCAGGCTTATTTGGTGGCTAAACCCAAAATGACCCCGCTGGCCAAAGAGGTGGCCAAACACGAAGAGCTAACAATTGCGGAGCAGGGTACAGGATTGGCCGGAACCGTAAGGGCAGCCGACCTCACGGCCAAAAATCCGGTTTATGCCGAAGATTACGAAATCAAAAAGATGCCTCATATCCGCAAGCTGATTGCCAAGGCCATGCATGCCTCGCTGCAAAATTCGGCACAGCTTACCCACCATTTGGGGGCCGATGCCCGCCGCATCATGGAATTGCGCAAGCAGGTAAAAGCAACGGAGGGGGCGGCCAATATTACCATCAACGATATGGTGTGTCTGGCCGTTATCAAGGCTTTAAAGCAGTTTCCCGATGCCAATGCGCATTTCCTGGGCGATAGCATAAAATATTTCAGTAAGGTTCATCTGGGCTTGGCCGTAGATACCGAGCGCGGTTTGATGGTGCCGGTAATAAAAAATGCCGACGACCTGTCCATTACCGGATTGTCGCGTCAATTTAAGGAAGTGGCCGAAGCTTGTCGTCAGGGAAGCATCGACCCCGAACTATTGTCGTCGGAAGCCGCATCGTTTACCGTGTCGAACCTCGGTAATTATGGGGTGGAGATGTTTACCCCGGTAATCAACCTGCCGCAGGTGGCCATCCTGGGGGTAAACACCATTGTGCCACGACCCGCAGATTTGGGTGGAGGAGTGTATGGTTTTGTGCCTTATATCGGCCTTAGCCTTACCTACGACCACCAGGCGCTTGACGGTGGCATGGCTACCCGTTTTTTGAAGCAGATTGCCATTGAAATAGAAAATTTGGAAATAGATTTTTAA
- the lpdA gene encoding dihydrolipoyl dehydrogenase — protein sequence MYDLAIIGGGPGGYVAAERAGAKGLKVVLIEKKELGGVCLNEGCIPTKTLLYSAKLYDNALEGAKYGINAQEVSFDFAKMMARKDKMVKKLVGGVGSKMKMFKVKTINDTAIIKGRTQRGIEIATAEEEIMASNLLICTGSEAFIPPIPGLEQPNEIILTNREILKLKERPESLVVIGGGVIGMEFASMFNSLGTKVTVIEMLDEIVGGMDLEMSIMLRKMYAKKGIVFNMSSKVTKVEGNSVTFEKEGKTTTVSGDKILVSVGRKPVTQGFGLENLGVELHRGGIKVDKKMRTNIPNVYAAGDVTGFSLLAHTASREGEVVVNNLTGREDQMRYNGVPAVVYTNPEIAGVGLTEELAKAKGIEYKLAKLPMAYAGRFMAENEGGSGLCKVLIGPKYGEVLGVHMLGNPSSEMIYGACMAIEAELTLKEMEEVVFPHPTVSEIFRETVFDFSH from the coding sequence ATGTATGATTTAGCAATAATTGGCGGAGGTCCTGGTGGCTATGTGGCCGCCGAAAGAGCCGGAGCCAAAGGCTTAAAAGTAGTTTTAATCGAAAAAAAGGAGCTGGGCGGGGTATGCCTCAACGAAGGTTGTATACCCACCAAAACCTTGTTGTACAGTGCAAAATTGTACGATAATGCTTTGGAAGGTGCAAAGTATGGAATCAATGCCCAGGAAGTGAGCTTCGATTTTGCTAAAATGATGGCCCGCAAAGATAAGATGGTGAAGAAGTTGGTAGGTGGGGTAGGCTCCAAGATGAAAATGTTTAAAGTTAAAACCATTAATGATACAGCTATTATTAAAGGTCGTACCCAACGGGGTATCGAAATTGCCACAGCTGAAGAAGAGATAATGGCTTCCAACCTGTTGATATGTACAGGTTCGGAAGCTTTTATTCCGCCCATCCCCGGTCTGGAGCAACCCAACGAGATAATCCTTACCAACCGTGAAATACTGAAATTAAAGGAAAGACCGGAATCTTTAGTTGTTATTGGCGGCGGTGTTATCGGGATGGAGTTTGCCAGTATGTTTAATAGTCTGGGAACCAAAGTGACCGTCATTGAAATGCTGGACGAGATTGTGGGTGGTATGGATTTAGAAATGAGTATCATGCTGCGTAAGATGTATGCCAAAAAAGGTATTGTGTTCAATATGTCGTCCAAAGTGACAAAAGTAGAGGGCAATAGCGTTACTTTTGAAAAGGAGGGTAAAACCACCACCGTGTCGGGAGATAAGATATTAGTGAGCGTGGGGCGTAAGCCCGTAACCCAAGGGTTTGGATTGGAAAATCTGGGCGTGGAGTTGCACAGGGGTGGCATTAAGGTGGACAAAAAAATGAGAACCAACATTCCCAATGTATATGCTGCCGGCGATGTAACCGGCTTTTCGCTATTGGCACACACGGCCAGCCGTGAAGGAGAAGTAGTGGTTAATAATCTTACCGGTCGCGAGGACCAGATGCGATACAATGGTGTGCCGGCCGTAGTTTATACCAATCCCGAAATTGCCGGGGTAGGTCTTACCGAAGAGCTGGCTAAAGCCAAAGGGATCGAATATAAACTGGCCAAATTGCCCATGGCCTATGCCGGGCGTTTTATGGCCGAAAACGAAGGCGGATCGGGCTTGTGCAAAGTGCTGATAGGTCCCAAATATGGCGAGGTATTGGGGGTTCATATGCTGGGCAACCCGTCGAGTGAAATGATATACGGTGCCTGTATGGCCATAGAGGCCGAGCTTACGCTCAAAGAAATGGAGGAAGTGGTGTTCCCGCATCCCACTGTTTCCGAGATATTCAGGGAAACCGTGTTCGATTTTAGTCATTAA